In the genome of Deinococcus sp. YIM 77859, one region contains:
- a CDS encoding IS3 family transposase (programmed frameshift): MKGKRYTEQQILDILGQVEAGGAISEVARTHGLAITTLYRWKARYGGMTKDETKRFRLLEEENRRLKKLVADLALDNQMLKEVGGKKVVTPEATPQAQTPVKKQMVGFLRREFQVSERRACQVLGFWRSTQRHNSPKKEGERVLIDRLRVLAQERPRFGYRRLHTLLRREGTQVNHKRVYRLYRAEGLAVRQKGRKKLTGRQRVQKPEVSAPNQRWSMDFMSDQLASGQRFRVFNVVDDFTRENLVMHIGTSITGADVVRRLTEVVAVRGCPTSITTDNGPEFISKALDQWTHELGIAHVFITPGKPMENAYIESFNGRVRDECLNLHWFQSLPEARLVIAAWREDYNQVRPHSSLDGQSPNEFARLQKAG, from the exons ATGAAGGGGAAACGGTACACCGAGCAGCAGATTCTGGACATCCTCGGCCAGGTTGAGGCTGGGGGAGCGATCAGTGAGGTCGCCAGGACGCATGGTTTGGCCATCACCACCCTGTACCGCTGGAAGGCGCGCTACGGGGGGATGACCAAAGACGAAACCAAGAGGTTTCGTCTGCTGGAGGAGGAAAACCGCCGCCTGAAGAAGCTAGTCGCGGACCTGGCACTGGACAATCAGATGCTCAAGGAGGTGG GTGGGAAAAAAGTGGTGACGCCTGAGGCCACGCCCCAGGCGCAAACACCCGTCAAGAAGCAGATGGTGGGGTTCCTGCGCCGTGAATTCCAGGTCAGTGAGCGCCGGGCCTGCCAGGTACTGGGCTTCTGGCGTTCGACCCAGAGGCATAACAGCCCTAAAAAGGAGGGTGAACGAGTTCTGATTGACCGTCTGCGGGTCCTGGCGCAAGAACGTCCCCGCTTCGGATACCGGCGGCTCCATACGCTGCTCAGGCGCGAAGGGACACAGGTCAATCACAAGCGCGTATACCGCCTGTACCGAGCAGAGGGACTCGCAGTCCGGCAAAAGGGGCGCAAGAAGCTGACGGGAAGGCAGCGGGTGCAGAAACCTGAGGTTTCTGCACCCAATCAGCGATGGAGCATGGACTTCATGTCCGACCAGCTCGCCTCCGGACAGCGTTTTCGCGTCTTCAACGTCGTGGACGACTTCACTCGCGAGAACCTAGTCATGCACATCGGGACCTCGATCACCGGGGCGGATGTGGTGCGTCGCCTGACCGAGGTGGTGGCCGTGAGGGGTTGCCCGACGAGCATCACCACGGACAACGGCCCCGAATTCATCAGCAAGGCCTTGGATCAGTGGACCCATGAGTTGGGCATCGCCCACGTCTTCATCACACCGGGGAAACCCATGGAGAACGCTTACATCGAGAGTTTCAATGGGAGGGTGCGGGATGAGTGCCTGAATCTCCACTGGTTTCAAAGCCTTCCCGAGGCACGACTGGTCATTGCCGCCTGGCGCGAGGATTACAACCAAGTCAGACCGCATAGCAGTCTGGACGGCCAGTCACCGAACGAGTTCGCCCGCCTGCAAAAGGCGGGCTGA
- a CDS encoding glycosyl hydrolase family 8, with product MIAVQMDKQAEFNALWNYAKSRMQHQSGPRAGYFAWHTDFEGHILDANPASDGEEYFATALFFASHRWGNGQGIYNYSAEANNILNVMLHKEDMNGGVVDGITNMFNREHKQVVFVPEGENAGFTDPSYHLPAFYELWSRWATGWNGQQTADRRFWSAAAKVSREYFQKATHPETGLVPDYAEFDGTPKGPSWNPGAANFRFDAWRTAVNWSVDQAWWGKDSRETALTDKLQSFFQKEGLDNYVNQYTLDGTRLSADRSSGLIASNGAASLATNTVRARQFTQELWKLEPPTGKWRYYDGLLTFMALLHASGNFRIY from the coding sequence ATGATTGCAGTGCAGATGGACAAGCAGGCAGAGTTCAACGCCTTATGGAACTACGCCAAGAGCAGGATGCAGCATCAGTCCGGACCTCGCGCTGGGTATTTCGCGTGGCACACGGACTTCGAGGGCCATATCCTCGATGCCAATCCGGCCAGTGATGGCGAGGAATACTTTGCAACCGCATTGTTCTTCGCATCCCACCGTTGGGGGAATGGACAGGGCATCTACAACTACAGCGCAGAGGCCAATAACATCCTCAATGTTATGCTTCACAAAGAAGATATGAATGGTGGTGTGGTGGATGGCATCACCAACATGTTCAACCGGGAACACAAGCAGGTAGTGTTTGTTCCAGAGGGAGAAAATGCCGGCTTCACAGATCCCTCTTATCACTTGCCCGCCTTCTACGAGTTGTGGAGCCGCTGGGCAACCGGCTGGAATGGTCAGCAGACAGCAGACCGCAGGTTCTGGAGTGCGGCTGCCAAAGTTAGCCGCGAGTACTTCCAGAAGGCCACACATCCCGAGACTGGCCTAGTCCCCGATTACGCCGAGTTCGATGGCACGCCTAAAGGCCCTTCTTGGAATCCCGGTGCTGCCAATTTCCGTTTCGACGCCTGGCGGACTGCGGTCAACTGGTCTGTGGATCAGGCCTGGTGGGGCAAGGACAGCCGTGAGACCGCCCTCACGGACAAGCTGCAAAGTTTCTTTCAGAAGGAAGGTCTGGACAACTACGTCAACCAGTACACCCTAGACGGTACTCGGCTCTCGGCCGACCGCTCCAGCGGGCTGATCGCTAGCAATGGGGCAGCATCCCTAGCCACCAACACCGTACGTGCCCGACAGTTCACCCAAGAACTCTGGAAGCTTGAGCCGCCGACCGGCAAATGGCGGTACTACGACGGACTACTGACCTTCATGGCGCTGCTGCACGCTAGCGGAAACTTTCGGATTTACTGA
- a CDS encoding IS5 family transposase — protein MSARCFRTFWDSSTSCWRNKNSWTCGKPSLMAPSVPRKRRLGRRPTKKGKGTKIMLMVDASGLPLTVHTDWASSGEVTLVHATLEASFGLDFPKRLIGDKAYDSDPLDAELAALGMEMIAPNRKNRTQKMQDGRPLRRYKRRWKVERTIAWLQSSRCARTRDERKAQNFLGFVQLACILILLRQISG, from the coding sequence ATGAGCGCGCGGTGTTTCCGAACGTTCTGGGACAGCTCTACGAGCTGCTGGAGGAACAAGAACAGCTGGACCTGCGGGAAGCCTTCATTGATGGCACCTTCAGTGCCGCGAAAAAGGAGGCTTGGACGTCGGCCCACCAAGAAGGGCAAGGGCACCAAAATCATGCTGATGGTGGACGCGAGCGGGTTGCCGCTCACCGTCCACACCGACTGGGCCAGCTCCGGTGAAGTCACCCTGGTCCACGCTACTTTGGAAGCTTCCTTCGGCCTGGACTTTCCCAAGCGGTTGATCGGGGACAAGGCGTACGACAGCGACCCTCTGGATGCAGAGCTGGCTGCGTTGGGGATGGAGATGATCGCGCCTAACCGCAAGAACCGGACGCAGAAAATGCAAGATGGACGCCCGCTGCGCCGCTACAAGCGGCGCTGGAAGGTCGAGCGGACCATCGCCTGGTTGCAATCCTCCCGCTGCGCCCGAACCCGTGACGAGCGCAAAGCCCAGAACTTCCTGGGCTTTGTCCAGCTCGCCTGCATCCTCATCCTGCTGCGTCAAATTTCCGGATGA
- a CDS encoding LacI family DNA-binding transcriptional regulator → MKPTVTLTQVARAAGVSASTVSRILNGSANVSAEKREAVERTLARLNYRPNVLARGLASGRTMSIGVLTQDISSPFYGEALRGIEQGLKGSSYLPLFMSGHWHAEEETEAIDLLLARKVDALLILGSVMPDEQLREVACRVPLVALGRFLPELAGQCLRVDNRQGAYLATRHLIEMGHRSIAHIAGLASHRDAQDRLSGYRAALEEAGIGFDPGLVLEGDFLEHSGFLATTRLVEGRQLFTAIFAANDQMAYGARLALHRKGLRVPEDISLVGFDDLAGSMYTSPPLTTVRQPIHDMGFAATQCVLRMLAGQAPSLPPFQVELIIRESTARRRTS, encoded by the coding sequence ATGAAACCTACTGTCACGCTCACGCAGGTGGCGCGTGCAGCCGGTGTTTCGGCCAGCACGGTGTCACGCATCCTAAACGGCTCAGCCAACGTCAGCGCCGAGAAGCGCGAGGCTGTGGAACGCACCCTTGCTCGGCTGAACTACCGGCCCAACGTGCTTGCCCGCGGCCTGGCCAGCGGCCGCACCATGAGTATCGGCGTTCTGACGCAAGACATCTCCAGTCCTTTTTATGGAGAAGCGCTGCGCGGCATTGAGCAAGGCCTTAAGGGTAGCAGCTACCTGCCCCTGTTTATGAGCGGCCACTGGCACGCGGAAGAGGAGACCGAGGCAATTGACCTCCTTCTCGCACGCAAGGTGGACGCCCTGCTCATACTGGGCAGTGTGATGCCGGACGAGCAGCTGCGGGAGGTGGCTTGCCGCGTACCACTGGTCGCTCTGGGGCGGTTTCTACCGGAGTTGGCAGGACAGTGCCTGCGGGTGGACAACCGTCAAGGTGCCTACTTAGCAACCCGACACCTCATCGAAATGGGACACCGCTCCATTGCGCACATCGCAGGCCTCGCCAGCCACCGGGACGCACAGGATCGCCTCTCGGGATACCGGGCGGCCTTGGAGGAAGCAGGGATTGGCTTCGACCCGGGCCTAGTGCTGGAAGGCGACTTCCTGGAGCATTCCGGATTTCTGGCTACTACACGGCTGGTTGAGGGTCGCCAGCTCTTCACCGCCATCTTTGCTGCCAACGACCAAATGGCGTACGGTGCCCGCCTCGCCCTGCACCGCAAGGGCCTGCGCGTACCCGAGGACATCTCGCTGGTGGGTTTCGATGATTTGGCAGGCTCGATGTATACCTCTCCTCCCCTGACTACCGTTCGGCAACCAATCCACGACATGGGATTCGCCGCTACCCAGTGTGTCCTGCGCATGCTCGCTGGCCAAGCCCCCTCACTCCCGCCGTTCCAGGTAGAACTCATCATTCGCGAGTCCACGGCGAGACGACGCACCAGTTAG
- a CDS encoding ABC transporter substrate-binding protein codes for MKKHVLLIGTLLLSSSALAQPKKIITVGVFPDLDTVVKAAIPGFQKKYPNIDVKVVALQYADHHNALTTALATGSGANDVVAIDFGYVARFAEGGGLEDLSKPPYNAGDLRNRFVAYTFPQATFEGRIVAMPTDIGPGAMFYRTDFLKKAGIKPTDLNKSWDAYIENGKKVVAANPGTFLIPDATEVAEIYIRTNIPTGQGVYFDKNNRVLVSPDNPRFLNACTYARRIRDAKLDARAGGAFSPEWTTAFQKGNLATEFSGAWLTGHMQNWLAKDFAGKWNTQQLPGGAYASWGGSFYAIPKQSKNKAEAWELIKYLTTDKNQQILAFKTTGAFPALRAAQDAPLFNEGIPYLAGQKARILWRQAANRIKPLDVNRLDPVASEIWLTELGSVLDGSKTCQQALTDAKNLIERRARR; via the coding sequence ATGAAAAAGCATGTTCTGCTCATCGGTACGCTCCTCTTGAGCTCTAGCGCCCTTGCCCAGCCCAAAAAGATCATTACAGTCGGCGTCTTTCCAGATCTCGATACTGTCGTAAAAGCAGCCATTCCCGGGTTTCAGAAGAAGTACCCGAATATCGACGTCAAAGTTGTGGCTTTGCAATACGCGGACCATCACAACGCCCTGACGACTGCCCTTGCGACGGGCAGCGGTGCGAACGACGTCGTAGCCATCGACTTCGGGTACGTTGCGCGCTTTGCTGAGGGTGGTGGCCTAGAGGACCTCAGCAAGCCTCCCTACAACGCAGGTGATCTACGCAATCGCTTTGTGGCCTACACTTTCCCGCAGGCCACTTTCGAGGGTCGTATCGTCGCCATGCCTACCGACATTGGCCCGGGCGCCATGTTCTACCGCACTGACTTCCTGAAGAAGGCAGGCATCAAGCCCACAGACCTCAACAAGAGCTGGGACGCCTACATCGAGAACGGCAAGAAGGTGGTTGCTGCTAACCCCGGCACCTTCCTGATTCCCGACGCCACCGAGGTCGCGGAAATCTACATTCGCACCAATATCCCCACTGGGCAAGGCGTGTACTTCGACAAGAACAATCGCGTGCTCGTTAGCCCGGACAACCCTCGCTTCCTGAATGCCTGCACCTACGCTAGGCGTATTCGTGACGCAAAGCTCGACGCCCGCGCCGGCGGGGCTTTTTCTCCCGAGTGGACCACCGCCTTCCAAAAGGGCAATCTCGCCACCGAGTTCTCGGGCGCCTGGCTGACCGGGCACATGCAGAACTGGCTGGCCAAGGACTTTGCCGGCAAGTGGAACACCCAGCAGCTTCCAGGCGGAGCGTACGCCTCTTGGGGCGGGTCCTTCTATGCCATTCCCAAGCAGAGCAAGAACAAGGCCGAGGCATGGGAACTGATCAAGTACCTCACGACTGATAAAAACCAGCAGATCCTGGCTTTTAAGACGACTGGCGCCTTTCCCGCCTTGCGAGCCGCGCAGGATGCTCCCCTCTTCAACGAGGGCATACCCTACCTGGCTGGCCAAAAGGCCCGCATCCTGTGGCGACAGGCCGCCAACAGGATCAAGCCGCTCGACGTCAACCGGCTCGACCCGGTCGCCAGCGAGATCTGGCTGACGGAACTGGGCTCGGTGCTCGACGGCAGCAAGACCTGCCAGCAGGCCCTGACGGATGCGAAGAACCTGATCGAGCGCCGCGCGCGCCGCTGA
- a CDS encoding carbohydrate ABC transporter permease, producing MQARVPVSSGDRPSLARRWDDFQRHYAPYIFISPFFVLFFAFGLFPILFLAYLSFQEWTPSAGLGTMKFVGWRNYADNLTDPAFWDALRNTLSLTVLSGIPQHLIAIPLAFAINTGLRCLQGPLTAVYFLPYITSVVAISVTFFTLFSWQYGVVNAALSALHELPLIGGLFPAEKINWLGEREFVQPAIALVVIWRFTGWNVVLYLSGLQSIPKELYEAAAVDGATRWQQFRFITLPLLRPMMFLAITLTLIGNLQLLEEPFILTNGTGGAGQEGTTAVMYMLRTYQVYSDAGLAAAMGWLLFVVILVLTFVNNRIFGRSGLAGRD from the coding sequence GTGCAAGCCCGCGTTCCTGTCTCCTCCGGTGACCGTCCTTCCCTCGCCCGGCGCTGGGATGACTTCCAACGCCACTATGCACCGTACATCTTTATTAGCCCCTTTTTTGTCCTATTCTTCGCCTTCGGGCTATTCCCGATTCTTTTCCTGGCATACCTCTCCTTTCAGGAGTGGACGCCTTCAGCTGGCCTGGGAACGATGAAATTCGTGGGGTGGCGCAATTATGCGGACAACCTCACAGACCCCGCCTTCTGGGACGCTCTGAGAAATACCCTGTCGCTGACGGTGCTCTCTGGCATTCCACAGCACCTCATCGCCATTCCGCTCGCCTTTGCGATCAACACGGGTCTGCGCTGCCTGCAGGGGCCGCTGACGGCGGTGTACTTCCTACCGTACATCACCTCGGTCGTGGCAATCTCAGTCACGTTCTTTACACTATTCAGCTGGCAGTACGGCGTGGTGAACGCCGCCCTCAGCGCCCTGCACGAGCTGCCGCTGATCGGGGGCCTCTTCCCCGCCGAGAAGATCAACTGGCTGGGCGAGCGGGAATTCGTCCAGCCCGCCATCGCCCTCGTCGTGATCTGGCGTTTTACCGGTTGGAACGTCGTTCTATACCTATCAGGACTACAGTCCATCCCAAAAGAGCTGTATGAGGCCGCCGCCGTGGACGGCGCCACCCGCTGGCAGCAGTTCCGCTTCATCACGCTGCCGCTGCTGCGCCCCATGATGTTCCTCGCCATCACGCTGACCCTGATCGGGAACCTGCAACTGCTCGAAGAACCCTTCATCCTCACCAACGGAACAGGCGGCGCCGGGCAAGAAGGCACGACTGCCGTTATGTATATGCTCCGCACGTACCAGGTGTACAGCGACGCGGGCTTGGCGGCCGCGATGGGCTGGCTGCTGTTCGTGGTAATCCTGGTGCTGACCTTCGTCAACAACCGCATCTTCGGCCGCAGCGGCCTCGCCGGGAGAGACTGA
- a CDS encoding carbohydrate ABC transporter permease, whose protein sequence is MTTPTSAPTSRQGRRPAVRPLTRGGAYLLLALGAILTLAPFYFMFVFATHDRAEIFQLPPPLWFGDDAPHNYVSLIERVPFWRSLWNSLYLAVMTTVTTLFFCSLAGFAFAMYSFKGRELLFGIVLATLLIPTALNIVPFALIMQGLGWIDTPRALWVPGMANAFGIFLMRQYIGSAIPRELMEAARIDGATEFGIYRRVILPLSGPALGTLGLITFINSWNSFVGPLIIFRSPNTYTAPLLLRSLQAVANTDWGALMVGVALTVIPLLVIFAFASRQLIEGLTSGSLKG, encoded by the coding sequence ATGACCACCCCCACGTCTGCCCCCACGTCCCGCCAGGGCCGCCGCCCGGCCGTGCGCCCCCTCACCCGGGGCGGCGCGTACCTGCTGCTGGCGCTGGGGGCCATCCTCACGCTGGCCCCCTTCTACTTCATGTTCGTATTCGCCACCCATGACCGCGCGGAGATCTTCCAGCTCCCGCCCCCACTGTGGTTCGGCGACGACGCGCCGCACAACTACGTCAGCCTGATCGAGCGCGTGCCCTTTTGGCGCAGCCTCTGGAACAGCCTCTACCTGGCCGTGATGACCACGGTAACCACCCTGTTCTTCTGCTCGCTGGCGGGCTTCGCCTTCGCGATGTACTCCTTCAAGGGCCGTGAACTCCTGTTCGGCATCGTGCTTGCCACGCTGCTGATTCCCACGGCGCTGAACATCGTGCCCTTCGCGCTGATCATGCAGGGCCTGGGGTGGATCGACACCCCGCGCGCGCTGTGGGTGCCGGGCATGGCGAACGCCTTCGGCATCTTCCTGATGCGGCAGTACATCGGCAGCGCCATTCCCCGCGAACTGATGGAAGCCGCTCGCATCGACGGTGCGACCGAGTTTGGCATCTACCGCCGGGTGATCCTGCCCCTCAGCGGCCCCGCGCTGGGCACGCTGGGCCTGATCACTTTCATCAACTCCTGGAACAGCTTCGTGGGGCCGCTGATCATCTTCCGCTCACCGAACACGTACACGGCGCCGCTGCTGCTGCGCAGCCTTCAGGCCGTGGCCAACACTGACTGGGGCGCGCTGATGGTCGGTGTGGCGCTGACCGTGATTCCGCTGCTGGTGATCTTCGCCTTCGCCTCGCGCCAGCTGATCGAGGGCCTCACCTCGGGGTCGCTGAAGGGCTAA
- a CDS encoding GH1 family beta-glucosidase, with amino-acid sequence MTITRKDFPDNFTFGVATSSYQIEGAAHEDGRGPSIWDTFCREPGRILDGTNGDVACDHYHRWPDDLDLIRSLGADAYRFSVAWPRIQADGQGPVNPKGLDFYERLVDGMLERGLKPYATLYHWDLPQALQDVGGWVNRDTAFRFAEYARIVAERLGDRVASYATLNEPWCSSLLSYQLGEHAPGLRDRRLALAAAHGLLLGHGEAIAAMRDVVHSAQLGIVLNLQPAYPASERPEDITAARFADGTFNRWFLDPILRAEYPADIWEAYGEDVPEVQPADLARIAQPIDFMGVNYYSRSVNGAGGNVRPPESSYTHMGWEVYPQGLTDLLVRLKEDYANLPPLLITENGAAYPDEPLGKRVQDPERVRYLQLHLEAVVQALRQGVDVRGYFAWSLMDNFEWAYGYSRRFGLVYVDYATQERILKDSARWYRDLLTGQAQAAPLP; translated from the coding sequence ATGACCATCACCCGTAAAGACTTCCCTGACAACTTCACCTTCGGCGTGGCCACCTCCTCCTACCAGATCGAGGGGGCCGCCCACGAGGACGGGCGTGGCCCCTCCATCTGGGATACCTTCTGCCGCGAGCCAGGACGCATTCTCGACGGCACGAACGGCGACGTGGCCTGCGACCACTATCACCGCTGGCCGGATGACCTTGACCTGATCCGGAGCCTGGGCGCCGACGCGTACCGCTTTTCCGTCGCGTGGCCGCGCATTCAGGCAGACGGCCAAGGGCCCGTCAACCCCAAGGGCCTGGATTTCTATGAGCGGTTGGTCGACGGCATGTTGGAGCGCGGCCTGAAGCCCTACGCGACGCTGTACCACTGGGACCTGCCGCAGGCTCTGCAGGACGTAGGGGGCTGGGTCAACCGCGACACCGCCTTCCGTTTCGCGGAATACGCCCGGATCGTCGCTGAGCGCCTCGGGGACCGCGTGGCGAGCTACGCCACATTAAACGAGCCGTGGTGTTCTTCTCTCCTCAGCTACCAGCTCGGAGAGCACGCCCCAGGCCTACGGGACCGGCGACTCGCGCTGGCCGCCGCACATGGCCTGTTGCTGGGGCACGGCGAAGCCATCGCCGCGATGCGTGACGTGGTGCACAGCGCGCAGCTCGGCATCGTCCTCAACCTCCAACCTGCTTACCCCGCCTCAGAGCGACCCGAGGACATCACAGCCGCCCGGTTTGCAGACGGAACCTTCAACCGCTGGTTCCTTGATCCTATCTTGCGGGCCGAGTACCCAGCGGACATCTGGGAGGCGTACGGGGAGGACGTGCCGGAGGTGCAGCCTGCCGACCTTGCACGCATCGCGCAGCCCATTGACTTCATGGGTGTGAACTACTACAGCCGCAGTGTAAACGGCGCGGGAGGCAACGTGCGCCCCCCCGAGTCGAGCTACACCCATATGGGCTGGGAGGTTTATCCCCAGGGCCTAACGGATCTGCTCGTGCGGCTGAAGGAGGACTACGCCAACCTCCCGCCGCTCTTGATCACCGAGAACGGGGCGGCGTACCCCGATGAACCCCTTGGGAAGCGCGTGCAGGACCCAGAGCGCGTGCGGTACCTCCAGCTGCACCTAGAAGCCGTGGTGCAGGCCTTGAGGCAGGGCGTGGACGTACGCGGTTACTTCGCGTGGAGCCTCATGGACAACTTCGAGTGGGCCTACGGCTACAGCCGCCGCTTCGGGCTGGTGTACGTGGACTACGCAACGCAGGAGCGTATCCTCAAGGACAGCGCCCGCTGGTACCGAGATCTGCTGACCGGTCAGGCACAAGCTGCCCCACTCCCCTAA
- a CDS encoding endonuclease/exonuclease/phosphatase family protein, whose amino-acid sequence MTSILTLNLMGYAEKHGVWAKRRGLIERALADTQPDIIALQAVALDPAQHPDDQASQLAASLGYQAVFVAAQTHADGRQDGLAFLTRGPLPETRRFDLSLRPGLEDTSRRVMIGGRFATPQGPLDVFNAHFSWVPEQQEDNVREALSALEGTAGAAAVLVGDFNMQPDSPYLGGLREAEWIDAWALLHPQEQGFTFVEDRVPSIRIDYVWTRGMRARELTVVLAEGEGAARASDHAGLLARLERAE is encoded by the coding sequence ATGACCAGCATCCTGACCCTGAACCTCATGGGCTACGCCGAGAAGCACGGCGTGTGGGCGAAACGGCGCGGGCTGATCGAGCGCGCGCTGGCCGACACTCAGCCCGACATCATCGCGCTTCAGGCGGTGGCCCTCGACCCGGCTCAGCACCCGGACGATCAGGCCAGCCAACTGGCCGCCAGCCTGGGCTACCAGGCAGTCTTCGTCGCGGCCCAGACGCACGCAGACGGGCGGCAGGACGGCCTGGCCTTTCTGACGCGGGGGCCGCTTCCCGAGACACGCCGCTTCGACCTGAGCCTGCGCCCCGGCCTGGAAGACACCAGCCGCCGCGTCATGATCGGGGGACGCTTCGCGACGCCGCAGGGACCGCTCGATGTCTTCAACGCCCACTTCTCCTGGGTGCCCGAGCAGCAGGAGGACAACGTGCGTGAGGCGCTCTCGGCGCTGGAGGGCACAGCAGGGGCGGCTGCCGTCCTGGTCGGCGACTTCAACATGCAGCCGGATAGCCCGTACCTGGGTGGCCTGCGCGAGGCCGAGTGGATCGATGCCTGGGCCCTGCTGCACCCTCAAGAACAGGGCTTTACCTTCGTGGAAGACCGTGTCCCCAGCATCCGCATCGACTACGTTTGGACGCGCGGCATGCGGGCGCGGGAACTGACGGTGGTGCTCGCGGAGGGTGAGGGGGCCGCGCGCGCCTCCGACCATGCGGGCCTGCTGGCACGCCTGGAGCGAGCGGAGTGA
- the pgmB gene encoding beta-phosphoglucomutase: protein MKSGFIFDLDGVLTDTAELHYHSWRRLAEEEDMPFSREANAALLGRTREDALDLWLGGRSCSPEKRDELLRRKNAYFLEALEKLGPGDLLPGVADLLAEARARGVRLGLASSSRNARRVCDRLGVTALFDAFADGASVVHPKPAPDIFLWVAGRLGLHPARCIVFEDSEAGVRGARAGGFLVVGLGDPARVGGANWVRPDLRGAAAEAFLKLLKPLPVLS from the coding sequence GTGAAGTCAGGCTTCATCTTCGACCTGGATGGGGTGCTCACCGATACTGCCGAACTGCACTACCACTCCTGGCGGCGGTTGGCGGAGGAGGAAGACATGCCGTTTTCGCGCGAGGCCAACGCCGCCCTGCTGGGCCGAACCCGTGAGGACGCCCTGGACCTGTGGCTGGGGGGACGTTCCTGCTCGCCGGAGAAGCGCGACGAGTTGCTGCGGCGCAAGAACGCCTACTTTCTGGAGGCTCTGGAGAAACTGGGACCGGGAGACCTGCTGCCCGGCGTGGCGGACCTGCTCGCCGAGGCGCGGGCACGTGGCGTTCGTCTGGGACTGGCCTCGTCGAGCCGCAACGCACGCCGGGTCTGTGACCGTCTGGGGGTCACGGCCCTCTTTGACGCCTTTGCGGACGGCGCCAGCGTGGTCCATCCCAAGCCAGCGCCCGATATCTTCCTGTGGGTCGCCGGACGCTTGGGCCTGCACCCCGCCCGCTGCATCGTCTTCGAGGACTCGGAGGCGGGCGTGCGGGGGGCACGCGCGGGCGGCTTCCTGGTGGTCGGGCTGGGCGATCCAGCGCGGGTGGGCGGCGCAAACTGGGTCCGGCCCGACCTGAGGGGGGCAGCGGCGGAGGCGTTCCTCAAGCTGCTGAAGCCGCTGCCCGTCCTGTCCTGA
- a CDS encoding CdaR family transcriptional regulator, protein MPVTDLRFERIAQMVSDRTAELLAATTLVVSPEGRVVASSRHEWCGLPLTALEAMADALAVPFRFGGQESRVLIRPEGEEPLSPRLAHGVVELVLGQALMVDRLPGQQELKNTFIHDLLRGHLQDEETLLRQARILGMDLGPPRAVILIDASAYLLGPGQDADRVQQRAQLVVGSVVGFFRLPNDSICAYIGEGEVAVLKASDTRNLSLWAEDGDGDSSSWANLAALKRAGNALLTHLHTDLGTPLTMGIGRYHRGLGGLARSYRDARAALSLGSRLSGEHRVHTLDALGIAAFVGLADEPTKLGLAQHLLSPLDGEPELLGTLEAFFAEDCRPLAAARRLGLHRNTLNYRLDKITSLTGLNPRTFDHAVQIRLALLIRHLQGEARPPL, encoded by the coding sequence TTGCCCGTCACCGATCTGCGCTTCGAGCGCATTGCCCAGATGGTCAGCGACCGAACTGCTGAGCTGCTGGCAGCCACGACGCTGGTGGTGAGCCCCGAGGGCCGGGTGGTGGCGTCGAGTCGGCACGAGTGGTGCGGCCTGCCGCTCACGGCGTTGGAGGCTATGGCGGACGCGCTGGCGGTACCTTTTCGCTTCGGAGGGCAGGAAAGCCGGGTGCTCATCCGGCCGGAGGGGGAAGAACCGCTCTCGCCACGGCTGGCGCACGGGGTGGTTGAACTGGTGCTGGGGCAGGCGCTGATGGTGGACCGTCTGCCGGGGCAGCAGGAGCTGAAAAACACCTTTATCCACGACCTGCTGCGCGGCCATCTCCAGGACGAGGAAACCCTGCTGCGGCAGGCGCGCATCCTGGGAATGGACCTGGGACCACCACGCGCCGTCATCCTGATCGATGCCTCCGCCTACCTGCTCGGACCAGGGCAGGACGCGGACCGCGTTCAGCAACGGGCCCAACTGGTGGTGGGCAGCGTGGTGGGCTTCTTCCGTCTGCCCAACGACAGCATCTGCGCCTATATCGGCGAAGGCGAAGTGGCGGTGCTCAAAGCGAGTGACACCCGCAATCTGAGCCTGTGGGCGGAGGACGGGGACGGAGACAGCTCCTCCTGGGCCAACCTCGCCGCCCTTAAACGAGCGGGAAACGCCCTCCTTACCCACCTGCATACTGACCTGGGCACGCCACTGACGATGGGCATCGGGCGGTACCACCGCGGGCTGGGTGGACTGGCCCGCTCGTACCGGGACGCGCGGGCCGCCCTCTCGCTGGGAAGCCGCCTCAGCGGAGAACACCGGGTGCATACCCTCGATGCTCTGGGCATAGCGGCCTTTGTGGGTCTGGCCGATGAGCCGACCAAGCTGGGGCTGGCCCAGCACCTCCTGAGCCCCCTCGACGGCGAGCCGGAGCTGCTGGGCACGCTGGAGGCCTTTTTTGCCGAAGACTGCCGTCCACTGGCCGCCGCTCGGCGCCTAGGCCTCCACCGCAACACCCTGAATTACCGCCTGGACAAGATCACCTCGCTGACCGGCCTCAATCCCCGTACCTTTGACCACGCGGTACAGATTCGGCTGGCGCTCCTGATCCGGCACCTGCAAGGCGAGGCCCGCCCTCCCCTGTGA